Genomic window (Arachis hypogaea cultivar Tifrunner chromosome 13, arahy.Tifrunner.gnm2.J5K5, whole genome shotgun sequence):
tgattaaaaataaaaaggagctAGAGACCTCAAcataaacaatccacacaccttgtatatatagtattacatgttagttagtaaacaatatttcatcaaggaggaacactaaaattTTAAAGCCATCCAACATATATTTTACATTGAgtataatgggaactcttgatttctacttgcatgacatacttaagtgatatatgatttatgagtttgagaacatacaacctgtgagttttgagcttaagtgtatggttacatttaaaccataatattttactcctgtgtgttccacccttcttttttattctggtgttctttactttgttttaatctatatgtcctgttatagaatatagatacataccaagataggattgaggccatttttttaaaaaaacttacttatcccaaataaagcctaccttttatgccatccttgttagcccccttgagccttttaatcccctcttgttctataactacattactagccttaagtagaaaaataaattaaaaatcccaagttgaatccttggttagcttaagatagaaattgtataattatttaagtgtggagaaactttatgggaacatggatgatagaaacaaaggtagagaagttgaaaagaataaaaatgttttgggaagcatgctcatatgaaattaaaataattaatcaccatgtgcatttaaaataaataaataaataattcagtatttgaataaaggggatacaaaaaaaagaattccccaaatgcacaaagcgatgcacatgggataaaattacaacatgagcatgtaacataaaaagtgagaaatatgggaaaataggtaaagaagccttgctttataaaatatgtatgttaggtgagatcttagactaatcaaggattcacttaattagctcacttagccttatacatatacccttacctttaccttggccccattacaaccttgaaaagacctcatgatttttgtatgtctatattttataattgttgattggttagatgaagaacaaagttatagaaagtaaggataaaaagaagaatggagtgattaacccaataaacactgagtgactagagagtaaacacaaaattcagtgagggttcaatagctcatcaacatatatctctgcttaatttgttaattgtcctgcaagtttataaaatattttttcttcccATCTCaagtgtaaaagtgctttaacattatctacgGTTGGCTATGtgtatatgattccttgagaatgtgaattgatttaactacatgtaagctttatatatgagtgaataaaactagaattgcatgactcatttagatagttgcatttagaatagattgcattgcatgagattccaccactctaaccttaccttactctttatcttggatttagcatgaggacatgctattgtttaagtgtggggaggttgataaacccatattttgtgatatattttatgcttggtttgagtgatttattcaatccttcacccacttattcatattaaaatctatttttgaAGCGTTGAAGTATTTGTTAGTACTCACTTTAAAGATTGTGAAATATGTTTGAAATTTCTTATGATTGGAAAGATTTCTGATGAAAAAGtataatatgatttgatttgattcgatatcttatatatttgaaagatcaagaatttgttgtatttgaaattatatgttttgaattggtttgggaggctcgtattagaaaaccgtagttaacggcggttatgacgttaacttagatgcatctaactcagactccagctagcaggggtgttgctagcctaacgtgtaggccacacgttagatctgttattctgttaggacacacaagaggaaGGGGCTACCCTTAGAGGTAGAGCCACCCAAGTGTGAacttttgatttgattattattattattattattattattattatttattattattattattattattattattattattattattattattattattattattattattattattattattattattattattattattattattattattattattattattattattattattattattattatttcctaattaaaattattttgataataatgtttatatggtctcatgtgaattatagatgtattgtctagtcactgagttgcaaaactcatccctttttctaaaaatattttttcaggaATAAATGTATGATTATGTGAGTCTTTCTATTCAAGAGAAATGATCTGCAATGGGTATCTATTCTATGTTGAATTCTTAGACATCATCTGCTCCATATATCACAGGCAGGATccatctatatttatttatttatttatttttgttgaaaatatgaaattattGATTCTAGAAAttgtaaatttattaaaaatatttgtaaccttcttatttatcttatattcaaATCTGTTTGGCTTGCTAGAAAACTATTTTCCTGAGCGCCAGTCATGGCTCATTGTGGGTCGTGACAACTCCTGCATTAATGTATTCAAGAAAAGGTGTTCTCCAGTCGCGGCGATGGTTAATGCTTGTTATGGATAATAGTTCGATGCTAGGATTTTCTAATGTAAGTTGTGATAATGTCGATATTTGTGTATCCGCCCTAGTAGCAGCAAGTTTAGATAATATGTCTGCTCTAATGTTCTTCTCTCTATGCACATGTAATATGATGAATGTGTCGAATTTTGAAATGAGATCCTTTGCTATGAACCAATATCGCTCTAGCAAAGAATCTTTTACCTGAAATTCTCGGATTTGTTGAACCACCAAGAGGGAATCACAATGTACTGTTAGGCTCTGTACTTGGAGGCTGAGTGCGAGCTTGAGTCCTGCTAGGAGCGCCTCGTACTCGGCATAGTTGTTGCTTGCCGAGAAATGGCATTGGAGGGATTGTTCAGCCATCACTGTGTCTCCCTCTTTCAGGACTATCCCGGCCCCGCTTCCTTCTCGACTTGATTCCCCATCAACGTGTAATTCCTAGGTCTTGTTGTAGTGGTGCTCGCTAGGTGTGAGCTCAGAAACAAAGTCTGCTAGGATTTGTGACTTCAGAGTCGGCCTGGGTTGAAACTGGATATCGAACTCAGAAAGTTCAATGGACCATTTGGTCAACCGTCCTGCCAGATCTGGTTTTGTTAATATTTGTCTTAATGGTTGATTTGTCCTTACAATTATTGTGTGGCTCTGAAAGTAGTGCCGGAGTCTTCTTGTTGTTGTCACTAGTGTTAAGGCCGGGTGTTTTATTCTCGGATACCTTTGTTCTGTTGGTTGCATGACTCTGCTGACGAAGTATACTGGCTTTTGTATTTTTCCTGTCTCAGTGACAAGAGCCAAGCTTATAGAATAATTTGAAGCAGATAAATACAAGTATAAAGGTTTACCGACTTCTGGTCTTTGTAACACTAGTGGCGATGATAAGATGGTTTTGAGCTCCGCGAATGCCGTCTTGCATTCTTTTGTCCACTCGAATTTCTTATTCCTTGATATCGTCTGGAAAAAGTGGTATGATCGGCTCGATACCGCTAGCAAGAACCGTGACAGGGCAGCTATTCTTCCTGCTAATTGTTGTACCTCTTTCATTTTTTTCGGGCTCGCCATGCTAAATATTGCGTCACATTTTTCAGGGTTTGCTTCAATCCCCCGTGAAGTCAACATAAATCTGAGAAACTTGCCTCCTTGTACCCCAAAGGCACATTTCTCTGGATTGAGTCTCATGTTGTATGCTCAGATCTGCCTAAGTATTTCCCTGAGGTCTTCACAGTGGGATCTTCCTGGTATGGTCTTGGCAACCATATCGTCCACATAAATTTCCATATTCCGACCTATCTAATGGTGGAATACCTTGTCCATTAGTTGTTGGTATATTGCACCTGCATTTTTTAGACCAAATGACATTACTCTATAACAAAAATTTCCATGTTCAGTTATAAAGGCTGTCTTGCTTTGGTCTTCTGGATGCATGAGGATCTGGTTGTAACCAAAGTATGTATCCATGAAGCTTAAGCTTTTGAAACCTGATGCATTATCTACGAGCTTGTCAATACATGGTAGAGGGTAGGCATCTTTTGGACATGTGATGCagtaatttataacccacaaactaaccggcaagtacaccaggtcgtaccaagtaataccttacgtgagtaagggtcgatcccacaaggattgatggatcaagcaacaatgattgattaattggcttagttaggcaagcagaaaatggttttgagatgttcaaaaggtttaagttcgaacTCAGAATATCAAAAGGATGGACAAATagataagttgggaataaaatatggagaaaacagttaaggcttcggagttgtctattttccggattgacttttcttatcaactattttaatcatgtatgatttaattcatggcaaactatatgtgactagaccctaatttcttagaccttcctagtctcctctaaaattcattaactgccaattccttggtcaattaaatccaattagaaggtgatgatcaaattccaatttatatgccacaagaatcctaattatccaaaaataaggggattatatgtcacgtatcccattaaatacaaacaattagaaattcaggataatatattttcaagctgttgttcaagtaaagagcttttccaagttttacaagaactcaaatagaaagagggtcatacttccgttccacccaaattcataaaataaagaacaaaaataattattgaaatataaatcaaaatataaattaaattagaaagagcaaatgaatcaatccatacaatagacagagcttttaaccttaacagtggaggtttagttgctcatggaatgtagaatgtaaatttgtatagaattccctaatggaatccccctaatgGAACCTCTCAATAGAAAAGAAgtctccctttttataactaatcctaattaatttaaaatctaatttttaaaattaagataatatcttttcctattttcaaattcaaatttgaatttaaatcaaaattaattataacaatcatcaagtcttcaattgatggatggggaccacttgttttgtccattctgcagcttctaatctgtgttttctgggctgaaaactgggtcaaaacagcccagaaatcgcccccagcgtttttctgcattttctgcacgtggcacatgtcacgcgtacgcgtcgatggtctttttcccgagtcacgcgcacgcgtcaatcacgcgcacgcgtcgctgtgcaaatcttcaaatcacacgtatgcgtcagtcatgcgcacgcgtcgccatggaaagttccaaatcacgcgtacgcgtcagtcacgcgtacgcgtcgctcctcgctaccatctcctttgattcttgtgctgcagaaactctatcaaattctgtcgaatgctacctaaaataaacaaaattgcaaaagactcaaagtagcatccatattggctaaaagataattaattctttattaaactcaacaaattagatgcaaattcactaggaaaagataggaaagatgctcacgcatcaatatgCCTTGTTCAGATCTGTAAAGTCgacacacatgcgccatttacctgaattttttcttaccattaccacgttTGATAGCCATGTGGTGAAGCGGATCTCTTTGATGAAGTCGGCGCTGAGGAGTTTACTGGTTTCTTCCAGGGCTGCTTTTGACTTTTCTGCTCCGAGATTCCTCTTCTTTTGAGCTATAGGTCAGATTGTCTTGTCAGTGGCGAGCTTGTGGCAGATAACGTTTGGGTCTATACTTGGCATGTCTGCTGGGGTTCAAGCAAATAGATCTGCGTTGGTTTGTAACACTTTTATGAGCTCCAATCTTTCTTGTCCTTGGAGTGCTTGGCCGATGTATGTGACCTACTCCGGTTTTGACGTCAGTGGAACTTTCTAGAGCTCATCCGCTGGTTGAGGTCTTTCTTGGGTGTCCTCTCGAGGGTCAAGTTCTGCTAGGGACAATACTTCGTTTGTACTGTGAATTGCCTTTGTTGATATTTTTGTCTTGTGTCCGATCTCTTTAGGCTTGCATTGTAGCATTGCCGAGCTTGTTGACGCTCTGAGTGGAGTGTTGCTATCTTGCCATCCTGTCACTGAAATTTAACACATAAATAAAAGGTGGATACTAGTATACTATTGCCCTAAACATGTTCAAAGCAGGTCTTCCGAGAATAATATTGTAAGGACTGGGGAAATCAACTATAAGATATTGTATGTCTATAGTTCGTGATAATGGGGTGTCTCCCATCATTGTCTTTAGCCATATGTAACCTTTAATCGGGATCCTTTCTCCAGAGAATCCTACTAGTTCTCCGGATGAGGGTTGCATGAGTTTTTCGGATAACTTCATTTTTAGAAAAGTATAATAGAAAAGAACATCTGCACTACTACCTGGGTCCAAAAGGACTTTTCTTACCAATAGTTTGCCTGTTTGGATGGAGATTACTACTGGATCGTCTAAGTTCGGAGTGGCCGAGGATATATCTGCCTGAATGAAAGTGATTTTGAGGTCGGATGTATCTTTGTCGCTTTGTGGTACTGTTCCTTCGATTGCCAGCATCACGCGGTAGCTTCGTTTTCACGCCGAGATTGTTTCACCTCCCCCGGCGAATCCTCCAGATATGCAGTTTATGATTTCCTTTGGTGGAGTAGTGTTTGGCCATTTATTGTCTTCCTTGCTTCCCGATGTTTGTTGGCGTTCTTCTCGGTCCCGACCATTTTCTTTATGCTTTCTTCCCTCGATGTATTCGTCCAAGAGGCCTTGCCGAGCTAATCTTTCCAACAAGTCTTTTGGTATCACACATTCGTCAGTCGTGTGCCCATATCTCTGATGAAAGGCACAATGTTTGTTTCTGTCTACAAATCGTTGATCCTGGTAACTCCCTGCCTGAGCTGGAGGCTTTATAATTTTGGCGTTGAGAATTTCTTTGATTATGTTTTCTCTCTTTGTGTTGAATCTGGTATAATTGTCGGATTTTGGAGTGAGCTTGAATGGCTTTCTTGCTTCTTTATTATTTGTCAACCTTATGGTTCTGTCTTCCTccttccttggttgctttctttcTATTCTTTTGGCTTCACGGAGCTCTTCGATCTCCATCTGTCCAGCCGCCCTTTCTCGGAATTCCTCTAATGTCTTTGGCTTGGTGACCGCGATCGTTTCCCAGAACTTACCGGGTCGAAGGCCTGCCTTAAGAGTGTGTAGGTGGACTGCAGGGTCCAGATTTGGTATCTCTATGGTTGGTTCAGCGAATCTAGTCATGTAGTCTTTTATGCTTTCTTGTGGACCTTGGCGGATTGTACCGAGGTAATCTGATCCGTGCACGTATATCTGCACAGTTGCAAAGTAGTCGATGAAAGACCTCGCCAGCTCTTCAAATGAAGAAATTGACCCTGCAGATAGTTTAGA
Coding sequences:
- the LOC112733507 gene encoding uncharacterized protein, coding for MPKNFMMPSSLEPYKEIGDPRAHIKKFQSMMFFNSANNELVLCRAFHTYLDGAALLWFSKLSAGSISSFEELARSFIDYFATVQIYVHGSDYLGTIRQGPQESIKDYMTRFAEPTIEIPNLDPAVHLHTLKAGLRPGKFWETIAVTKPKTLEEFRERAAGQMEIEELREAKRIERKQPRKEEDRTIRLTNNKEARKPFKLTPKSDNYTRFNTKRENIIKEILNAKIIKPPAQAGSYQDQRFVDRNKHCAFHQRYGHTTDECVIPKDLLERLARQGLLDEYIEGRKHKENGRDREERQQTSGSKEDNKWPNTTPPKEIINCISGGFAGGGETISA